A region from the Melioribacter roseus P3M-2 genome encodes:
- a CDS encoding Do family serine endopeptidase — translation MNRKNLLGTVSLILIGIVFGAVLVSGFGWVRPSYADVQIGADKAPVVNLDPQAAAFNNAFIEAAEKVTPSIVQITVVTTVKNKLPEEFHFFFPFKDDIPREQQGGGSGIVISEDGYILTNNHVVEDAKHVTVTLHDKREFEAEIVGTDPLTDLAVIKINAKDLPAAYLGDSDNIKVGQWVMAIGNPLSLASTVTAGIISAKSRNINIIRDQYAIENFIQTDAAINPGNSGGALVDLNGAVIGVNSAIATDGITQRYIGYGFAIPINLAKAVARDLIANGKVSRGYIGVQISELDAQTAKAIGLDEPKGVLIQDIVKGGAAEKADIKQGDVILKIDEKEVNVPSELQSYVASKRAGDEVKLTLYRDGKKIERYVKLKARDEDASDNVKTSDKGKSKGKIDKKEIKFDNVGMTVRNMTEEELKEYKVGNGVLVTEVKNFSKAYNQRIIKGVVITEADKKPVKTVSELEEIFNDNKGKAVLLKLVDSQGNSRLVGLEIPEEE, via the coding sequence ATGAATAGAAAAAATCTGCTGGGTACTGTCTCACTTATATTAATCGGTATAGTATTCGGAGCCGTATTGGTTTCGGGATTCGGTTGGGTTCGACCCAGTTATGCCGACGTACAGATTGGCGCCGATAAAGCCCCCGTAGTGAATTTAGACCCGCAAGCCGCAGCTTTCAATAACGCGTTCATAGAAGCCGCCGAAAAAGTTACGCCTTCAATTGTTCAGATTACCGTAGTAACAACTGTCAAAAACAAATTGCCGGAAGAATTCCATTTCTTTTTCCCGTTCAAAGACGACATTCCCCGAGAACAGCAGGGAGGCGGAAGCGGAATTGTAATTTCCGAAGACGGATATATTCTTACGAACAATCACGTCGTTGAGGACGCCAAACATGTGACGGTTACTTTGCACGACAAGCGAGAATTCGAAGCAGAAATCGTCGGCACCGACCCGTTGACGGATCTGGCTGTGATTAAAATAAATGCAAAAGACCTGCCGGCTGCTTATCTGGGCGATTCGGATAATATTAAAGTCGGTCAATGGGTTATGGCAATCGGAAACCCGCTTTCGCTCGCTTCGACAGTAACAGCCGGAATAATCAGCGCCAAGAGCAGAAATATTAATATAATCCGCGACCAATACGCAATCGAAAATTTCATTCAAACCGACGCCGCCATTAACCCCGGCAACAGCGGAGGCGCTCTGGTCGATTTAAACGGCGCGGTCATCGGAGTTAACTCTGCAATTGCAACCGACGGAATTACACAAAGATATATCGGTTACGGATTCGCCATACCGATTAACCTGGCAAAAGCCGTTGCGAGAGATTTAATCGCTAACGGCAAAGTCAGCCGCGGTTATATTGGAGTGCAGATCTCCGAACTCGACGCCCAAACAGCAAAGGCGATAGGACTCGACGAACCGAAAGGCGTGCTTATACAGGATATTGTTAAAGGCGGCGCCGCAGAAAAAGCCGATATTAAACAAGGCGACGTTATTCTTAAGATAGACGAAAAAGAAGTAAACGTACCGAGCGAATTGCAGTCGTATGTAGCTTCGAAACGCGCAGGCGACGAAGTAAAATTGACTCTCTACCGCGACGGTAAAAAAATCGAAAGGTATGTTAAACTGAAAGCCCGCGACGAGGATGCCTCCGATAATGTTAAGACTTCGGATAAAGGAAAATCGAAAGGGAAAATCGACAAGAAGGAAATAAAATTCGATAACGTTGGAATGACGGTCAGAAACATGACCGAAGAGGAACTGAAAGAATATAAAGTGGGTAACGGCGTTCTCGTCACCGAAGTAAAAAACTTCAGCAAGGCTTATAACCAGCGCATAATAAAAGGCGTTGTAATAACGGAAGCCGATAAAAAGCCGGTTAAAACGGTAAGCGAACTCGAAGAAATATTCAATGACAACAAAGGGAAAGCCGTTCTTCTCAAATTGGTAGACAGTCAGGGTAATTCCCGCCTCGTCGGTCTGGAAATTCCCGAAGAAGAATAA
- a CDS encoding PfkB family carbohydrate kinase: MSLLVVGSIGLDDIETPFDSVKNALGGSTTYISLAASYFTAPVSIVGVVGGDFEQRHIRMLENHNIDLEGLQIVEGAKTFRYGCKYHYDLNARDSLFTHLNVFEHFDPVIPEQKKKSSFVILGNISPALQLKVLDQLTNPKFVVCDTMNFWIEGAKEDLLKVLKRVDVLIINDSEARLLTQQPNLIKAAKIISEMGPKYLIIKKGEHGALLFGDDSIFSAPAYPMEDINDPTGAGDAFAGGFTGYLHKNRDLSFDNLKRAVIYGSVMASFCVEKFSTKGLEDLSYLEIQNRFFEFKELSSF, translated from the coding sequence GTGAGTTTGCTCGTTGTCGGTTCAATCGGTTTGGATGATATCGAAACGCCATTTGACAGCGTTAAAAACGCTCTTGGCGGATCTACCACTTATATTTCTTTGGCTGCAAGCTACTTTACAGCTCCGGTTAGTATTGTTGGCGTCGTTGGAGGCGATTTCGAACAACGTCACATACGTATGCTCGAAAATCATAACATCGATCTGGAAGGACTTCAGATAGTGGAAGGCGCAAAAACCTTCCGCTACGGCTGCAAATATCATTACGATTTAAATGCGAGGGATTCGCTTTTTACCCATTTGAACGTATTCGAACATTTTGACCCCGTTATTCCCGAACAAAAAAAGAAGAGCAGTTTTGTAATTTTGGGCAACATATCGCCGGCGTTGCAGCTCAAAGTGCTCGATCAACTAACCAATCCGAAATTTGTAGTATGCGACACGATGAATTTTTGGATTGAAGGAGCGAAAGAAGATTTGTTGAAGGTATTAAAAAGAGTGGATGTTTTGATTATAAACGACTCGGAAGCGCGGCTTTTAACTCAACAACCGAATTTGATTAAAGCTGCTAAAATTATATCTGAGATGGGTCCGAAATATTTAATAATAAAAAAAGGCGAGCACGGGGCGCTGCTGTTTGGAGACGATTCGATATTTTCCGCGCCGGCTTATCCGATGGAAGATATTAACGACCCGACGGGCGCCGGCGACGCATTTGCCGGGGGCTTTACCGGATATCTTCACAAAAATCGCGACCTGAGTTTCGATAATCTTAAACGAGCTGTAATCTACGGAAGCGTAATGGCGTCATTCTGCGTGGAAAAATTCAGCACTAAAGGATTGGAAGATCTGAGCTATCTCGAAATCCAAAATCGTTTTTTCGAATTCAAAGAACTCTCGAGTTTTTGA
- the mtnA gene encoding S-methyl-5-thioribose-1-phosphate isomerase yields the protein MFKIEAVKFKDDKIILIDQTKLPLKEEYIVTDDYERIAIAIERLEVRGAPAIGVTAAYALALSVKNKNENVEEEFLKAYNRLKSTRPTAVNLFFGLDSIKEEFEKYKNDPRVYLKLIEAAKRLHEDDIEMCEKIALNGLSVFDRKMRVLTHCNTGALATGGSGTALNVIRRAYFNGFVECVHVDETRPLLQGSRLTAWELDKLGIPFSINTDSTAAVLMKEKKVDLIITGADRIAVNGDTANKIGTYNLAVLARHHNIPFYIAAPTSTIDRHCPSGKEIKIELRGKEELVKIGDCRFTSDAYDAYCPAFDVTPAELITGIITEKGVFGNPYRLENV from the coding sequence ATGTTTAAAATCGAAGCGGTTAAATTCAAAGACGATAAAATTATTTTGATCGACCAGACAAAACTTCCGTTGAAAGAGGAATATATTGTTACGGATGATTACGAAAGGATTGCAATAGCAATCGAAAGGCTCGAAGTAAGAGGCGCTCCGGCTATCGGCGTTACAGCGGCTTACGCTCTGGCTCTTTCAGTAAAAAATAAAAATGAAAACGTAGAAGAAGAATTTCTTAAAGCATACAACCGCCTGAAATCTACGCGTCCGACAGCTGTTAATTTGTTCTTCGGTCTGGACTCGATTAAGGAAGAATTTGAAAAATATAAAAACGACCCGCGGGTATATTTGAAATTAATAGAAGCTGCCAAGAGGCTTCATGAAGACGATATCGAGATGTGCGAAAAAATTGCGCTCAACGGCTTGTCGGTTTTCGATCGAAAAATGAGAGTTCTTACGCATTGCAATACCGGCGCGTTGGCAACCGGCGGAAGCGGCACGGCTTTGAACGTTATACGTCGCGCATATTTTAATGGCTTCGTGGAATGCGTCCATGTGGACGAAACCCGCCCGCTGCTTCAGGGTTCCAGACTTACCGCGTGGGAACTCGATAAACTGGGCATTCCTTTTTCGATTAATACGGATTCAACAGCGGCGGTTTTAATGAAAGAAAAGAAAGTAGACCTGATCATTACGGGCGCCGATCGTATTGCCGTCAACGGCGATACGGCTAATAAAATAGGCACGTATAATCTTGCTGTTCTTGCCAGGCATCATAATATACCGTTTTATATTGCGGCTCCGACATCCACAATCGACAGACATTGTCCAAGCGGAAAAGAAATTAAAATCGAATTGCGCGGTAAAGAGGAATTGGTTAAAATAGGCGACTGCCGTTTTACATCAGACGCTTACGATGCATACTGTCCCGCATTCGACGTAACCCCGGCGGAACTGATTACCGGAATTATTACGGAAAAGGGCGTATTTGGAAATCCTTACAGATTAGAGAATGTCTGA
- a CDS encoding NUDIX hydrolase: MKITANMVEVHLFRENDEGIEFLLLKRSQGELYPSIWQMVTGKIKDGEKAYETALREINEETGQRPLRLWTVPNVNSFYSDRDDSIVLIPVFAAMLDADAVIKLSEEHCDFKWTSPVEARRMLAWEGQRKSAKIIEDYFMNKNHFFDLLEIKFRK, from the coding sequence ATGAAAATAACGGCAAATATGGTGGAAGTTCATCTCTTTAGAGAAAATGACGAAGGTATCGAATTTTTACTCTTAAAAAGATCGCAAGGCGAACTCTATCCTTCCATATGGCAGATGGTTACGGGAAAAATTAAAGATGGAGAAAAGGCATACGAAACTGCTTTGAGAGAAATTAATGAAGAAACCGGCCAACGCCCGTTACGACTTTGGACTGTGCCGAACGTTAATTCTTTTTATTCGGATCGAGACGACAGTATCGTTTTAATACCCGTCTTTGCGGCTATGCTAGACGCCGACGCGGTAATTAAATTGTCCGAAGAACATTGCGACTTCAAATGGACCAGTCCCGTAGAGGCGCGCCGAATGCTTGCCTGGGAAGGACAACGCAAATCGGCAAAGATTATTGAAGATTATTTTATGAATAAAAATCATTTTTTTGACCTGCTCGAAATAAAATTTCGAAAATGA
- the recO gene encoding DNA repair protein RecO: MSEIIKTDAVVLNKLDYGDTSKIAHLFTRDFGKMSVIVKGARSPKSKIGMIVDAINVIQVIIYKKETRDIQLIGSADLIKHFPTIKEDFERIKYATAVIELLLQLTVELDPHPRLFDGTVRIFEIMNNAEKNPKFYFAKYFLFFIKEIGYQFPITHCSVCNKELNDTMQINYNYDSGILCGECGKDRMSHFRFTKELFNLLQCLSSKNNNVRYGDRELDTLIMLLEKFLKYNIDEFKGLRSLKVL; this comes from the coding sequence ATGTCTGAAATTATTAAAACCGACGCCGTCGTTCTCAATAAACTCGATTACGGAGACACCAGTAAAATAGCACATCTTTTTACCCGCGACTTCGGCAAAATGTCGGTTATCGTTAAAGGAGCCCGCTCCCCGAAATCGAAAATCGGCATGATAGTCGACGCGATTAACGTTATCCAGGTAATAATCTATAAGAAAGAAACAAGGGATATTCAATTAATCGGCAGCGCCGATTTAATAAAACATTTTCCGACTATAAAAGAAGATTTCGAGCGCATTAAATATGCCACTGCGGTTATCGAATTGTTGCTTCAGTTAACTGTAGAACTCGATCCGCATCCGAGGCTTTTCGACGGCACGGTCAGGATTTTCGAAATAATGAACAATGCCGAGAAAAATCCGAAATTTTACTTCGCTAAATATTTTCTGTTTTTCATTAAAGAAATCGGTTACCAATTTCCCATTACTCATTGTTCCGTATGTAACAAAGAGCTAAACGACACAATGCAGATAAATTACAATTACGATTCGGGCATTTTATGCGGGGAATGCGGCAAAGACAGAATGAGCCATTTCCGTTTTACAAAGGAACTTTTCAATTTACTCCAGTGTCTAAGCTCAAAAAATAATAATGTTCGATACGGCGACAGAGAACTCGACACACTGATAATGCTGCTCGAAAAATTTTTGAAATACAATATAGACGAATTCAAAGGACTCAGGTCGCTTAAAGTACTATAA